Proteins encoded by one window of Verrucomicrobiota bacterium:
- a CDS encoding helix-turn-helix transcriptional regulator yields the protein MSNKPTFSEKLKKAREQLGLSQAQAALAWGVNKRTLQAWERGANTPHEFTIREVERIIEESLKGL from the coding sequence ATGAGCAACAAACCAACCTTTTCGGAAAAATTAAAAAAGGCCAGAGAACAACTTGGTCTAAGCCAAGCTCAAGCGGCTTTAGCTTGGGGTGTGAATAAGCGGACTCTCCAAGCTTGGGAAAGAGGAGCTAATACACCACACGAATTTACAATACGTGAAGTTGAAAGAATTATTGAAGAATCATTAAAAGGTTTATAA
- a CDS encoding Fic family protein, with translation MFGGTNNIPSSVLAQTVEGSMADVKFAEFGEGVLGLSLNAIAGPGINTALKGLGGLGTKSAIVKTSEDIVVPTVDDIMGINKAAGGTTTLTGEVDTVIANMQYQSTVNGKAAVAIRDIAGRHMFNDGNKRTASAVAQKIIGSNGGSTSASQIRGVVNQVASGQLRSVDDISSALSK, from the coding sequence ATGTTTGGAGGAACAAATAATATCCCAAGCTCAGTCCTTGCTCAGACAGTAGAAGGTTCTATGGCAGATGTTAAATTTGCTGAGTTTGGAGAAGGAGTTTTAGGGCTTTCACTAAATGCTATAGCTGGACCTGGTATTAATACTGCATTAAAAGGTTTAGGTGGTCTAGGGACTAAGAGTGCAATCGTTAAAACATCTGAAGATATTGTTGTTCCAACGGTTGATGATATTATGGGTATAAATAAAGCTGCTGGAGGAACTACTACTTTAACTGGTGAGGTAGATACTGTTATAGCTAATATGCAGTATCAAAGCACTGTTAACGGGAAAGCAGCAGTGGCTATAAGAGATATTGCTGGTAGGCATATGTTTAACGATGGTAACAAAAGAACTGCATCAGCAGTAGCGCAGAAAATAATTGGGAGTAATGGGGGTTCAACATCTGCTTCTCAAATAAGAGGGGTTGTAAATCAAGTTGCCAGTGGACAATTAAGATCTGTAGATGATATATCTAGTGCATTAAGTAAATAA